A DNA window from Paraburkholderia sp. IMGN_8 contains the following coding sequences:
- a CDS encoding PhnD/SsuA/transferrin family substrate-binding protein, producing the protein MTWIAALPMYNVTPALASVWREWLGDVLRAVEPAGRIAEPDGDLHALWRRPDLLISQTCGYPLMHGLRENVQLIATPRFDVPGCDGALYSSVLVTRADAPFDSLADCRGARAAYNQGDSNSGMNVFRHAVAPLARGGRFFGGIVRTGSHLGSLRAVANNQADVAAIDCVTFAFFRDELPELAEKVRQIGATVLSPGLPLIASNTVPSTTIEALRESLSDALSAQPARAKRLRLKGFSSFSLSDYDRITQLENEAQAVGYPRLA; encoded by the coding sequence ATGACCTGGATCGCCGCCCTGCCGATGTATAACGTGACGCCCGCCCTCGCCTCTGTTTGGCGCGAGTGGCTGGGTGATGTGTTGCGGGCGGTCGAGCCGGCGGGCCGTATCGCAGAGCCTGATGGCGATCTGCACGCGCTGTGGCGACGCCCTGATCTGCTGATCTCGCAGACTTGCGGTTATCCGTTGATGCATGGCTTGCGCGAGAATGTGCAATTGATCGCGACGCCGCGATTCGACGTGCCGGGTTGTGACGGCGCTCTTTATTCAAGCGTGCTGGTGACACGAGCGGACGCGCCGTTCGATTCGCTGGCGGACTGCCGTGGCGCACGCGCAGCGTACAACCAGGGCGATTCGAATAGCGGCATGAATGTGTTCCGGCATGCGGTGGCGCCGCTTGCGCGCGGTGGCCGGTTTTTTGGCGGTATCGTGCGCACCGGCTCGCATCTCGGTTCACTGCGTGCGGTGGCCAACAATCAAGCAGACGTCGCCGCGATCGATTGCGTGACGTTCGCTTTTTTCCGCGATGAATTGCCGGAACTGGCGGAGAAAGTTCGACAGATCGGCGCAACGGTTTTGTCGCCGGGTTTGCCTTTGATTGCTTCTAACACGGTGCCTTCGACGACTATCGAAGCACTGCGAGAGTCTCTGAGCGATGCGCTGTCGGCACAACCTGCTCGCGCAAAACGCCTGCGTTTGAAGGGATTTTCTTCGTTTTCGCTATCAGACTACGACCGCATCACACAACTCGAAAACGAGGCGCAAGCCGTCGGCTATCCGCGCCTCGCCTGA
- a CDS encoding TonB-dependent receptor, with product MSFQTRLNRRIRQPASTLALVSRKSGTQAAIVLACALAFAPLHLHAQTASTGTVSVDLPAQPLGKALLELGRQAHMQVSFSPEAVARKTAPALKGTMAPQAALDALLQGTGLRYQKTADNAVTVETAEAAEAAGAASVAPVAAATVVTAADAASGTEGTLNTVAVQSTRPSLYAVPDVNVGALGSKDPKDLPMSVESYSSELITAQASRTLMDVLKNDPSVQNTAVGGAMDNISIRGFPIDWTNTMRRDGMPVAPYYDIPLENTERIDVLKGPSGFLYGVNSPGGTVNYVIKRPTRDRFVSTIAEIRSYDGYYSAVDTGGPIGDGQFGYRFNVAGEKVGNFNHSGDRTRTFVSGALDWAITPRALLRLDFDYQDKKLAAQPVIGLQPDGSLPPQFDPRTLLGQPWLQYRSSTFNLGAHFDYKISENWSFTTQIAQSYNNRDAAFPDVYSVAANGDILSGDIYLSPDQSFRVLSTNTFVSGNFNTGPLKHQLVTGISTRNYDSHEAGFAAIPLTVGNIFNPVYSPAPTDTVFPQKTVTKNFQPSVFISDLIDIGSQWSVTLGVRHVKYRNDSYPASGAASHYETSVNVPSAGLIFKPLPNLSTYLSYAEGFEQGGVAPYNTLNAGTYLSPVKSKQYEAGVKADIANRVSVNAAVFRIEKTLQYVNSANYYVQGGTQRHTGVELTANGRATRDLSVVAGAAYLDTVQEDTGDPSTSGKRAANVPRFQANAFLDYRIPVVTGLSVDAGVYYVGNRPLNAQNSVDLPGYVRFDAGVRYLTRIGGLSTVFRAGVQNLTDKRYWAAANYSSVWPGTPRTVFLSAQVDM from the coding sequence ATGTCGTTTCAGACCAGACTCAATCGACGGATCCGTCAACCTGCCTCAACGCTGGCGCTCGTCAGCCGCAAGTCGGGCACGCAAGCCGCTATCGTGCTCGCCTGCGCGCTCGCTTTTGCGCCGCTTCATCTGCATGCACAGACCGCCTCAACCGGCACGGTCAGTGTGGATCTGCCCGCACAGCCGCTCGGCAAGGCGCTGCTCGAACTAGGGCGGCAGGCGCATATGCAGGTGTCGTTCTCGCCCGAAGCCGTAGCCCGCAAAACCGCGCCCGCGCTGAAAGGCACGATGGCGCCGCAAGCCGCGCTCGACGCCTTGTTGCAAGGCACCGGCCTGCGTTACCAGAAGACCGCGGACAATGCGGTCACCGTCGAAACAGCTGAAGCAGCCGAAGCGGCGGGCGCAGCGAGTGTGGCCCCGGTTGCCGCTGCCACGGTCGTCACCGCCGCGGACGCGGCATCAGGCACCGAGGGCACGCTGAACACCGTCGCGGTGCAAAGCACCAGGCCCTCGCTGTACGCGGTGCCGGACGTCAACGTCGGCGCGCTCGGTTCGAAAGATCCGAAAGACCTGCCGATGTCGGTCGAATCGTATTCGAGCGAACTGATCACCGCTCAGGCATCGCGCACCTTGATGGACGTGCTGAAGAACGATCCATCGGTGCAGAACACCGCCGTGGGCGGCGCGATGGACAACATCAGCATCCGCGGCTTTCCAATCGACTGGACCAACACGATGCGCCGCGACGGCATGCCGGTGGCGCCCTACTACGACATACCGCTCGAAAACACCGAGCGCATCGACGTGCTGAAGGGACCGTCGGGTTTCCTGTATGGCGTGAATTCACCGGGCGGCACGGTCAACTACGTGATCAAGCGGCCGACGCGCGACCGCTTCGTCAGCACCATCGCCGAAATCCGCAGCTACGACGGCTACTACAGCGCGGTCGACACCGGCGGTCCGATCGGCGACGGACAATTCGGCTACCGCTTCAACGTGGCGGGCGAGAAAGTCGGCAACTTCAACCATAGCGGCGACCGCACGCGTACTTTCGTGAGCGGCGCGCTCGACTGGGCGATCACGCCACGCGCGCTGCTGCGCCTCGACTTCGACTATCAGGACAAGAAGCTCGCCGCCCAACCGGTGATCGGCTTGCAACCGGACGGCTCGCTGCCGCCTCAATTCGATCCGCGCACACTGCTCGGCCAGCCGTGGCTGCAATACCGCAGCAGCACGTTCAACCTCGGCGCCCACTTCGACTACAAGATCTCGGAGAACTGGAGCTTCACCACGCAGATCGCGCAGTCGTACAACAACCGCGACGCCGCGTTTCCCGATGTCTACTCGGTCGCCGCCAACGGCGACATTCTGAGCGGCGACATCTATCTGTCGCCTGACCAGAGTTTCCGGGTCCTGTCGACCAACACGTTCGTGTCGGGCAACTTCAACACGGGCCCGCTCAAACACCAGCTCGTGACCGGCATCTCGACCCGCAACTACGATTCGCACGAAGCGGGTTTTGCTGCCATCCCGCTGACGGTCGGCAACATCTTCAATCCGGTTTATTCGCCGGCGCCCACGGACACGGTGTTCCCACAGAAAACGGTAACGAAGAACTTCCAGCCGAGCGTGTTCATCAGCGACCTGATCGATATCGGCTCGCAGTGGAGCGTGACGCTCGGCGTGCGTCACGTGAAATATCGCAACGATTCGTATCCGGCGTCCGGCGCGGCGTCGCATTACGAAACCAGCGTCAACGTGCCGTCGGCGGGGTTGATCTTCAAGCCGCTGCCGAATCTGTCCACCTACCTCAGCTACGCTGAAGGTTTCGAACAGGGTGGCGTTGCGCCGTACAACACGCTCAATGCCGGCACGTATCTCTCGCCGGTGAAAAGCAAGCAATACGAGGCCGGCGTGAAAGCCGACATCGCCAACCGCGTGAGCGTCAATGCCGCCGTGTTCCGCATCGAAAAGACGCTGCAGTACGTCAACAGCGCGAACTATTACGTGCAAGGCGGCACGCAACGCCATACCGGCGTCGAGCTGACCGCGAACGGACGGGCTACGCGCGATTTGTCGGTAGTGGCCGGAGCGGCGTATCTCGATACCGTCCAGGAGGACACGGGCGACCCCTCTACCTCGGGCAAGCGCGCCGCCAATGTACCGCGCTTCCAGGCGAACGCATTCCTCGACTACCGCATTCCGGTCGTCACGGGTCTGAGCGTCGACGCGGGCGTCTATTACGTCGGCAACCGGCCGTTGAACGCGCAGAACTCCGTCGATCTGCCGGGCTATGTACGGTTCGACGCGGGCGTTCGCTATCTGACGCGCATCGGCGGGCTGTCCACCGTATTTCGCGCCGGGGTGCAGAACCTGACCGACAAGCGCTACTGGGCCGCAGCGAACTACAGCTCGGTTTGGCCCGGCACGCCGCGCACCGTCTTCCTGTCCGCACAAGTGGACATGTAG
- a CDS encoding FecR domain-containing protein: MNDRTSATPASAGSRQTRESARAAASARQLDERALEDAASRWVVLNTGGDPDEHERRSFSAWYAADARHAQLYDELLDIWHKLSAVDAGAIRAKRRRNRSSTAIMSLAVLAFLLTGSVLLYRDSLRVLALADAATAIGEVRTVELADGSNVTLDAQSAIAVELTPTARNIRLLRGRALFEVAHDPSKPFVVRTGDAEATALGTRFTVEALAGHSRVAVLQSRVALRCTACDEPSAARVLSPGDEADITLLGVSTPRTTDAAAIAGWTQGTLTFENVSLRDALADLQRYTHRRIWLAERSAGERRVSALVDPRDPDTAVRVLAAAAKLNVHAMPGVLLVGSPKNIFANR; the protein is encoded by the coding sequence TTGAACGATCGCACATCGGCGACGCCTGCTTCAGCGGGTTCGCGGCAGACACGGGAGTCGGCGCGGGCCGCGGCGTCCGCTCGCCAGCTGGACGAGCGCGCGCTCGAAGACGCCGCGTCGCGCTGGGTGGTGCTGAACACCGGGGGCGACCCCGATGAGCACGAGCGCCGTTCGTTCTCTGCGTGGTACGCCGCCGATGCGCGCCACGCGCAGCTATACGACGAACTGCTGGATATCTGGCACAAACTGTCCGCGGTCGACGCCGGTGCGATCCGCGCCAAACGGCGCCGCAACAGATCCAGCACCGCGATCATGTCGCTCGCGGTGCTGGCCTTCCTGCTCACCGGCAGCGTGTTGCTGTACCGCGACTCGTTGCGGGTGCTGGCGCTCGCCGACGCCGCCACCGCCATCGGCGAAGTGCGCACGGTCGAACTCGCCGACGGCTCCAACGTCACGCTCGACGCGCAGTCGGCGATTGCCGTCGAGCTGACGCCGACGGCGCGCAACATCCGTTTGTTGCGCGGCCGCGCGCTGTTCGAGGTCGCGCACGACCCGTCCAAACCCTTTGTGGTGCGTACCGGCGACGCGGAGGCCACCGCGCTCGGCACCCGCTTTACGGTCGAAGCGCTGGCCGGCCATTCGCGCGTCGCCGTGCTGCAAAGCCGTGTCGCGCTGCGCTGTACGGCCTGCGACGAGCCCTCCGCGGCGCGCGTGCTGAGTCCCGGTGACGAGGCCGATATCACGCTGCTGGGCGTGAGCACGCCGCGGACCACCGACGCCGCCGCCATCGCAGGCTGGACACAAGGCACGCTGACTTTCGAAAACGTGAGCTTGCGCGACGCGCTGGCCGACTTGCAGCGCTACACGCACCGGCGCATCTGGCTCGCCGAGCGGAGCGCCGGCGAGCGCCGGGTGTCCGCGCTGGTCGACCCGCGCGACCCGGATACCGCCGTGCGCGTGCTCGCCGCCGCCGCGAAACTCAACGTGCACGCCATGCCCGGCGTGCTGCTCGTCGGTTCACCGAAAAATATTTTTGCAAACCGGTAG
- a CDS encoding RNA polymerase sigma factor, which produces MQPSTQTLISHYAELVDFLSRRTGSRDSAQDCAQETFLKLAGAEMPAALNSIKAYVFRVASNVAMDWHRQDRRRRAMTDDYAAMRSGDTAPDVADTAIACQTVKRLEAAILALPLRTQQVFLLHKLEGQSHSETAALMAVSVKAVEKHMMRVLLACRMALRD; this is translated from the coding sequence GTGCAACCGTCCACTCAGACCCTCATCTCGCACTACGCTGAACTCGTCGACTTCCTGTCGCGCCGCACCGGCTCGCGCGATAGCGCGCAGGACTGCGCCCAGGAGACCTTCCTGAAGCTGGCCGGCGCGGAAATGCCCGCAGCACTCAATTCCATCAAGGCATACGTGTTCCGGGTGGCATCGAACGTCGCGATGGACTGGCATCGGCAAGACCGCCGCCGGCGCGCGATGACCGACGATTACGCGGCGATGCGCAGTGGCGATACCGCGCCCGATGTAGCCGACACGGCGATCGCCTGCCAGACCGTCAAACGCCTGGAGGCGGCAATCCTTGCGCTACCGCTGCGCACACAGCAGGTGTTTCTGCTGCACAAGCTCGAAGGCCAAAGTCACAGTGAAACCGCCGCGCTGATGGCGGTCTCGGTGAAGGCCGTCGAAAAGCACATGATGCGGGTGCTGCTGGCGTGCCGCATGGCGCTAAGGGACTAG